Proteins encoded together in one Mycoplasma miroungirhinis window:
- the rpsB gene encoding 30S ribosomal protein S2, with product MEQTTQKPVEKTEVKQPTQDIISRAKLLEAGTYFGRRPSVWNPKMKPYIYGKRNGNHIIDVSKTQKSLEYAFKMIQKASSKGAKFIFVGTKKQAKNIIEEQAKRTNSPYVSERWLGGTLTNQQTIFRSVRKLEELEQKQASGYPGWTKKEGLEADKKIAKLHKNLNGIRYMHQTPQIMIVASPLVDDIAIKEARKKGVKVFGILNTNGNPDDVDFGIPSNDASVKSLTLILTVLADAIASGRGEKQLFAYQSDENIVLPEDPKKENSDEPKKFVKRSQTEEAKEEKEEK from the coding sequence ATGGAACAAACAACACAAAAACCTGTTGAAAAAACAGAAGTAAAACAACCAACACAAGATATTATTTCTCGTGCTAAATTATTAGAAGCTGGAACATATTTTGGACGTCGTCCAAGTGTATGAAATCCAAAAATGAAACCATATATTTATGGAAAAAGAAATGGAAATCACATCATTGACGTTTCAAAAACTCAAAAATCATTAGAATATGCATTCAAAATGATCCAAAAAGCTTCTTCAAAAGGTGCAAAATTTATTTTTGTAGGAACTAAAAAACAAGCTAAAAACATTATTGAAGAACAAGCTAAAAGAACTAATTCTCCATATGTGAGTGAACGTTGATTAGGTGGAACTTTAACAAATCAACAAACAATTTTTAGAAGTGTAAGAAAATTAGAAGAATTAGAACAAAAGCAAGCATCTGGATATCCAGGTTGAACTAAAAAAGAAGGTTTAGAAGCTGATAAAAAAATAGCTAAATTACATAAAAACCTAAATGGTATTCGTTATATGCACCAAACACCACAAATTATGATAGTAGCAAGTCCTTTAGTAGATGATATTGCTATTAAAGAAGCAAGAAAAAAAGGTGTTAAAGTATTTGGTATTTTAAATACAAATGGTAATCCAGATGATGTTGATTTTGGAATTCCTTCAAATGATGCTTCAGTAAAATCATTAACATTAATTTTAACAGTTTTAGCTGACGCTATTGCATCAGGTAGAGGAGAAAAACAATTATTTGCATACCAATCAGATGAAAATATTGTTTTACCAGAAGATCCTAAAAAAGAAAATAGTGATGAACCTAAAAAATTTGTAAAAAGATCTCAAACAGAAGAAGCAAAAGAAGAAAAAGAGGAAAAATAA
- a CDS encoding glycerol transporter subunit C has translation MFTVISKEIIKVLILIIFAIIILFPLYYLLLIALKNDIDIDNNVITISIKKPTLSSFQNVWNKELLKAFGITVSAIFSLLILRIVVYSLAIAGLIKLKKKSIQNFIIYFLIAISVIPEFVLYSALKYNLNTWNLTNKYWLSLITNGIFSFFIFSYTFKVALNVSQTKGRLALNDNLKWYEKIFYVYFSDLKLSYLLLIIFTTIQVWNDFLWPLYLFRGSSDKNISQWFLFPVPKGYTNIHNNIIAAGSFIASVIPLSIYLVFSKWVNKSTR, from the coding sequence ATGTTTACAGTAATAAGCAAAGAAATTATAAAAGTTTTAATTTTAATAATTTTTGCAATTATCATTTTATTCCCTCTTTATTATTTATTGTTAATTGCTTTAAAAAATGATATTGATATAGATAATAATGTTATTACTATATCAATAAAAAAACCAACATTAAGTAGTTTCCAAAATGTTTGAAACAAAGAGCTTTTAAAAGCTTTTGGAATCACTGTTTCTGCTATTTTCTCTTTATTAATATTAAGAATTGTTGTTTATTCACTAGCAATAGCAGGTTTAATAAAATTAAAAAAGAAATCAATTCAAAACTTTATTATTTATTTTTTAATTGCAATTAGTGTTATTCCTGAGTTTGTTTTATATTCTGCTCTTAAATATAACTTAAATACTTGAAATTTAACAAATAAGTATTGATTAAGTTTAATAACTAATGGTATATTTAGTTTCTTTATATTTTCATATACATTTAAAGTAGCACTAAATGTTAGTCAAACTAAAGGTAGATTAGCTTTAAATGATAATTTAAAATGATATGAAAAAATATTTTATGTGTATTTTTCAGATCTAAAACTATCATATTTACTTCTAATTATTTTTACTACTATTCAAGTATGAAATGACTTTTTATGGCCTTTATATTTATTTAGAGGTTCATCAGATAAAAATATTTCACAATGATTTTTATTCCCTGTACCAAAAGGTTATACAAATATACATAATAATATAATTGCAGCTGGAAGTTTCATAGCTTCTGTAATTCCATTAAGTATTTATTTAGTATTTTCTAAATGAGTAAATAAATCAACAAGATAA
- a CDS encoding tRNA1(Val) (adenine(37)-N6)-methyltransferase, translating into MKSSWVKNNLGYQDGLEIYQDKEMFNYSVDTILLGNFCSLNRKIQHILEVGTNNGALSIFIANRANKIHIDALEIQKEACELALYNVKMNNLENKINIIHGDFNQYVQYLCNEIGNNRFKKYQLIVANPPYYNELNNIKRKNTNKFKEIATHEITLNLEQLISKSSKIIEQKGYLAIVLPMSRFIDCISLMRKYNFEPKRIQLVYPRVNDVAKFCLVEARFNTGWGTYYLENIYLHPQNKNNHVYTQKVKKLYKPIKIEE; encoded by the coding sequence ATGAAATCTAGTTGAGTGAAAAATAATTTAGGATATCAAGATGGTTTGGAAATTTATCAAGATAAAGAAATGTTTAACTACTCAGTTGATACTATTTTACTTGGAAATTTTTGTAGCTTAAATCGAAAAATTCAGCATATTTTAGAAGTTGGTACAAATAATGGTGCATTAAGTATTTTTATTGCTAATCGTGCTAATAAAATTCATATTGATGCACTAGAGATTCAAAAAGAAGCTTGTGAACTTGCTTTGTATAATGTAAAAATGAATAATTTAGAAAATAAAATAAATATAATTCATGGAGATTTTAATCAATATGTTCAATATTTATGTAATGAAATTGGAAATAATCGCTTTAAAAAATATCAACTCATTGTAGCAAATCCACCATATTATAATGAATTAAACAATATCAAACGGAAAAATACAAATAAATTTAAAGAAATTGCCACTCATGAAATTACTTTAAATTTAGAACAACTAATTTCAAAAAGTAGTAAAATCATTGAACAAAAAGGTTATTTAGCTATTGTTTTACCTATGAGTAGATTTATAGATTGTATTAGTTTAATGCGAAAATATAATTTTGAACCTAAACGAATTCAGCTTGTTTATCCTAGAGTTAATGACGTTGCTAAATTTTGTTTAGTAGAAGCTAGATTTAATACAGGTTGAGGTACTTATTATTTAGAAAATATTTATTTACATCCCCAAAATAAAAACAATCACGTATATACTCAAAAAGTAAAAAAATTATATAAACCAATTAAAATCGAGGAGTAA
- the rpsI gene encoding 30S ribosomal protein S9: MANVRYYGLGRRKSSVARVYIKPGNGKFLINKQEANLYLNSDILLKDAKQPFGLTDTVDQYDIEANVNGGGLTGQAGAIRLGIARALLEVNEEYRLNLKKAGMLTRDARVKERKKYGLRKARRARQFSKR, encoded by the coding sequence ATGGCAAATGTTAGATACTATGGATTAGGTCGTCGTAAAAGTTCAGTAGCTAGAGTATACATTAAACCTGGAAATGGAAAATTCCTAATTAATAAACAAGAAGCAAATTTATATTTAAATAGTGATATTTTATTAAAAGATGCTAAACAACCTTTTGGTTTAACTGATACTGTAGATCAATATGATATTGAGGCAAATGTTAATGGTGGTGGTTTAACAGGTCAAGCAGGAGCAATTAGATTAGGTATTGCAAGAGCTTTATTAGAAGTAAATGAAGAATATCGTTTAAATTTAAAAAAAGCTGGAATGTTAACACGTGATGCAAGAGTTAAAGAACGTAAAAAATATGGATTACGTAAAGCGCGTCGTGCAAGACAATTCTCAAAACGTTAA
- a CDS encoding LppA-related lipoprotein — MKKKINVFILTASLFSLTLIPLVLTSCQQTKMNKNKREDEDKNNNIKQNDIKQKNKENEIKYNNKQEIDFDSIAKQIQHNLNYKNIEDTYFDDVSNSKDEDKLMFNPIENINIIIEKWIKTEDALIIEFSFEKDKQKSKIFKKEFSSSWFKKSLETQQNELAKFPKVFSVIKKKANEDSLTVFNKLKTDSLQLFSYILIGDNIYNKYKNKIKVDVKNAIVNQELGSIENIILIFNEKENVIKKTITIQGLKKSDVFLENNVIEQLQLHPQLQSLYPSFLGSILVFIDNSGNFLKQQKQNDNLYDWSYFISESGHGLINRSKNLNFSRLKHYFLKIKDEYKQKYDFKVLKIKANDLNGTLSMEIAIKNIDEKDPDYNKIEYKQFNFGGFRSLTSNIKPNLFDFYIQQNDLKEILNKYKITEIAQNNKYNLENNNQKNITNLIDKTKLQIIKNAIFNKLKLSIQDNENVYQLTVVDNYLNKFNFKNNNSSIYPLYLNISNNIIKDINFNLIKQSESQFQLQLDITLSIFPYVSNDFNDLIEQGTNNSEITWVNQNFINL; from the coding sequence ATGAAAAAGAAAATAAATGTTTTTATCCTAACTGCTAGTTTGTTTTCTTTAACCTTAATTCCTTTAGTTTTAACCTCTTGTCAACAAACTAAAATGAATAAAAATAAGCGAGAAGACGAAGACAAAAACAATAATATAAAACAAAATGATATTAAACAAAAAAATAAAGAAAATGAAATTAAATATAATAATAAACAAGAAATAGATTTTGATTCCATTGCAAAACAAATACAACATAATTTAAATTATAAAAATATTGAAGATACTTATTTTGATGATGTGTCTAACTCAAAAGATGAAGACAAATTAATGTTTAATCCAATTGAAAATATTAATATAATTATTGAAAAATGAATCAAAACCGAAGATGCATTAATAATTGAATTTTCTTTCGAAAAAGATAAACAAAAATCAAAAATTTTTAAAAAAGAATTTTCAAGTTCTTGATTTAAGAAATCATTAGAAACACAACAAAATGAATTAGCAAAATTCCCTAAGGTGTTTTCTGTAATAAAGAAAAAAGCTAATGAAGATTCCCTAACAGTTTTTAACAAACTAAAAACAGATTCACTACAATTATTTTCTTATATACTTATTGGAGATAATATTTATAATAAATATAAAAATAAAATAAAAGTTGATGTAAAAAATGCTATAGTAAATCAAGAATTAGGTAGCATTGAAAATATTATTTTAATATTTAATGAAAAAGAAAATGTCATTAAAAAAACTATAACAATACAAGGATTAAAAAAATCAGATGTTTTTTTAGAAAATAATGTAATTGAACAATTACAATTACACCCACAACTTCAATCTCTATATCCATCTTTTTTAGGTTCTATTTTAGTTTTTATTGATAATAGTGGAAATTTCTTAAAACAACAAAAACAAAATGATAATTTATATGATTGAAGTTATTTTATAAGTGAAAGTGGTCACGGTTTAATTAATCGTTCAAAAAATTTGAATTTTTCGAGATTAAAACATTACTTTTTAAAAATTAAAGATGAATATAAACAAAAATATGATTTTAAAGTTTTAAAAATAAAAGCTAATGATTTAAATGGTACATTGTCAATGGAAATTGCTATTAAAAACATTGATGAAAAAGATCCTGATTATAATAAAATTGAATATAAACAATTTAATTTTGGAGGGTTTAGATCATTAACATCAAATATCAAACCTAACTTATTTGATTTTTATATTCAACAAAATGATTTAAAAGAAATATTAAATAAATATAAAATTACTGAAATTGCACAAAATAATAAATATAATTTAGAAAATAATAATCAAAAAAATATTACTAATTTAATTGATAAAACTAAATTACAAATAATTAAAAATGCAATTTTTAATAAATTGAAATTAAGTATTCAAGATAATGAAAATGTTTATCAATTAACGGTTGTTGATAATTATTTAAATAAATTTAATTTTAAAAACAATAACTCATCTATTTATCCTTTATACTTAAATATTTCTAATAATATAATTAAAGATATTAATTTTAATTTAATAAAACAATCTGAGAGCCAATTTCAGTTACAACTTGATATAACATTATCAATTTTCCCTTATGTTTCTAATGATTTTAATGATTTAATTGAACAAGGAACAAATAATAGTGAAATTACTTGAGTAAATCAAAATTTTATCAACTTATAA
- a CDS encoding P68 family surface lipoprotein, with protein MKKSKKILFSFASLGVALSLVSVPFIAAACTQAKSDTELNADSAVKQLEEKYNKEKNSLSDEEKAKREQEIQEFKDAIANKNTNAIQQKIDKFKATKPIIFSAPQGKFWPLMTAVAPIIQYYNESHKHDKDFLPVVLKTQEDIKTFSQTELVNQTIRAFDEKDDEQNISSILLGDQIGASILNSKDRLLDMKDAFNVKFDEKIKDVHSELPGEDINDKSKIYSIPFDLSDTDGLIFNLDVMNKLFEIIKGAGGEVSGTIYDKAVAASKTGNSIPERSPFYAIKAKTTNNLNTMKVTDKTFETFKGVKDFVTQVYENTEFDQTKMGKVTKNGRLLSIDYQGDVFLKELVSKTQEQPKLWNLKANDNAVEKSVIDYSNLKNKESAQAKNFVALWDEYKNSIKHQQIKAADSTVSKPINFQSIQFKENGVIDWGGFDLMRFEAAIAFGAVVGDARIKQSPISVAYHLDAFKITDETQRKAEYSLWTKDEDMLVSSSIDKYSPESKQVFWEGGSSLLAVKSDDEEKNKATINFLNFLFNGKTETPDKKMIDNWLFIAETSGYIVPTAAVVTNDKLQELKTRQTELRSKFEAKAKELGENGKNFLVKDSIRDYLATAVYNLESAIVSLESILKFAKGSAHDTNYVGDSKSVKLAGKISNELLELSQLDANNNAKSTKSGKDVLNELQAEEAKEK; from the coding sequence ATGAAAAAATCTAAAAAAATATTATTTAGTTTTGCAAGTTTAGGGGTTGCTCTTTCTTTAGTTTCTGTTCCTTTTATAGCTGCAGCTTGTACACAGGCTAAAAGTGATACAGAACTTAATGCAGATAGTGCCGTTAAACAATTAGAAGAAAAATATAATAAAGAAAAAAATAGTTTATCAGATGAAGAAAAAGCTAAAAGAGAACAAGAAATACAAGAATTCAAAGATGCAATAGCAAATAAAAACACTAATGCAATACAACAAAAAATTGATAAATTTAAAGCTACAAAACCAATAATTTTTTCAGCACCACAAGGAAAATTTTGACCACTTATGACTGCTGTTGCACCTATCATTCAATACTACAATGAATCACACAAACATGATAAAGACTTTTTACCAGTTGTTTTAAAAACACAAGAAGATATTAAAACATTTTCACAAACTGAATTAGTTAATCAAACAATAAGAGCATTTGATGAAAAAGATGACGAACAAAATATTAGTAGTATTTTATTAGGAGATCAAATTGGTGCATCTATTTTAAATTCTAAAGATAGATTATTAGATATGAAAGATGCATTCAATGTAAAATTTGATGAAAAAATTAAAGATGTTCATAGTGAACTACCTGGTGAAGATATAAATGATAAATCAAAAATTTATAGTATTCCATTTGACTTATCAGATACAGATGGTTTAATATTTAACTTAGATGTAATGAATAAGTTATTTGAAATAATTAAAGGTGCTGGTGGAGAAGTATCAGGAACTATTTATGATAAAGCAGTTGCTGCATCTAAAACTGGAAATTCAATTCCTGAAAGAAGTCCTTTTTATGCTATTAAAGCAAAAACAACAAACAATTTAAATACTATGAAGGTAACTGATAAAACATTTGAAACATTTAAAGGTGTTAAAGATTTTGTTACTCAAGTTTATGAAAACACAGAATTTGATCAAACAAAAATGGGAAAAGTAACCAAAAATGGTAGATTATTATCAATCGATTACCAAGGTGATGTATTCTTAAAAGAACTAGTTTCAAAAACTCAAGAACAACCAAAATTATGAAATTTAAAAGCTAATGATAATGCTGTTGAAAAATCAGTAATTGATTATTCAAATCTAAAAAATAAAGAATCAGCTCAAGCCAAAAATTTTGTTGCATTATGAGATGAATACAAAAACTCAATTAAACACCAACAAATTAAAGCTGCGGATTCAACTGTATCAAAACCAATTAATTTCCAATCTATTCAATTTAAAGAAAATGGAGTAATTGATTGAGGTGGATTTGATTTAATGCGTTTTGAAGCTGCTATTGCTTTTGGTGCTGTTGTAGGTGATGCAAGAATTAAACAATCACCAATATCAGTAGCATACCATTTAGATGCATTCAAAATTACTGATGAAACACAAAGAAAAGCAGAATATAGTTTATGAACAAAAGATGAAGACATGTTAGTATCATCATCTATTGATAAATATTCACCAGAATCAAAACAAGTATTTTGAGAAGGTGGATCAAGTTTATTAGCAGTTAAATCAGATGACGAAGAAAAAAATAAAGCTACAATTAATTTCTTGAATTTCTTATTCAACGGAAAAACAGAAACACCAGATAAAAAAATGATAGATAACTGATTATTTATTGCTGAAACTTCAGGTTACATCGTTCCAACTGCAGCTGTTGTAACTAATGACAAATTACAAGAATTAAAAACTCGTCAAACAGAGTTAAGAAGCAAATTTGAAGCAAAAGCTAAAGAATTAGGCGAAAATGGTAAAAACTTCTTAGTTAAAGATTCTATAAGAGATTACTTAGCTACTGCTGTATATAACTTAGAATCTGCTATCGTATCACTTGAATCAATATTAAAATTTGCTAAAGGATCAGCACATGATACAAATTATGTTGGTGATTCAAAATCAGTAAAATTAGCAGGAAAAATATCAAATGAATTACTAGAATTATCACAACTAGATGCTAACAATAATGCAAAATCAACAAAATCAGGTAAAGATGTTCTAAATGAACTTCAAGCTGAAGAAGCAAAAGAAAAATAA
- a CDS encoding sugar ABC transporter permease, with product MFIKVKSWFKNTDNILGSIYLTPLFVLIILFTILPIIQSINGAFETHPYRNKLTITEIGLDNFNYVWKDNNFWSAIKNSTIVLFVATFISFIFAFFIAFLIESFILKLARSAFLTVFYSQFFLSGFAVGISFVLLFGDTNVFFKIFANNKFSFTAKTLDIVWYFVLFQVWRSLPFNIILFAAAINKANIKYKKIIQTDNLKTFSKIRYVYFQELKVTIFSITITNFIFAFLLYPNAILEDNYNYTKNHAFTVSNYILRFLGAGVGQEFYYDAQKAYAASILVFVYAILLMFLVYLFRFKHMKKLSILIHKFLVKKVISKIRNSKLAKSGGGICLQ from the coding sequence GTGTTTATAAAAGTTAAATCATGATTTAAAAATACTGATAATATTTTAGGTTCTATTTATTTAACTCCTCTTTTTGTTTTAATTATTTTATTTACTATTTTACCAATTATTCAATCTATTAATGGGGCATTTGAAACTCATCCTTATAGAAATAAATTAACAATAACTGAAATTGGTCTTGATAATTTTAATTATGTTTGAAAAGATAATAATTTTTGATCAGCAATAAAAAATTCAACTATCGTACTTTTTGTTGCTACTTTTATAAGTTTTATTTTTGCTTTTTTTATAGCATTTTTAATTGAATCTTTTATTTTAAAATTAGCTAGATCAGCTTTTTTAACTGTCTTTTATTCTCAATTTTTTCTTTCAGGTTTTGCAGTTGGAATTTCTTTTGTTCTTTTATTTGGTGATACAAACGTTTTCTTTAAAATATTTGCAAATAATAAGTTTAGTTTTACTGCAAAAACATTAGATATAGTATGGTATTTTGTTCTTTTCCAAGTATGAAGAAGTTTACCATTTAATATTATTTTATTTGCAGCTGCTATTAATAAAGCAAATATAAAATATAAAAAAATAATTCAAACAGATAATTTAAAAACTTTTTCCAAAATTAGATATGTTTATTTTCAAGAATTAAAAGTAACTATATTTTCAATTACAATAACTAATTTTATTTTTGCATTTTTATTATATCCAAATGCAATATTAGAAGATAATTATAATTATACTAAAAATCATGCATTTACTGTAAGCAATTATATTTTAAGATTTTTAGGTGCTGGAGTTGGTCAAGAATTTTATTATGATGCACAAAAAGCTTATGCAGCTAGTATATTAGTATTTGTTTATGCTATTTTATTAATGTTTTTAGTATATTTATTTAGATTTAAACATATGAAAAAACTGTCTATATTAATCCATAAGTTTTTAGTAAAAAAGGTAATTTCCAAAATAAGAAATTCCAAACTTGCTAAAAGCGGGGGGGGAATATGTTTACAGTAA
- a CDS encoding alpha/beta fold hydrolase: MINYKYPYIFIDNKKQEQPIIFVHGFNSNCERFNTFAQNWKENDYYAISFPGNNNLKPLDNDEVSVESFSNILIKFIDDNNLKNVILVGHSMGGGIISLAYKKRPELFSKMIYIAPMNKTSLAKLDSYLDTYFPKTFQEYLKFLSVLYYDISEFTNNLDWMKQKEQLFDPHDYNNETIVKLGNSLPNLELMNKIEAGLNAINVPTLLILGEKDGVIDRDTCLQYFKDNVKNVKTTYIPKTGHMMYEENFEEFMKIVTPFLREK; encoded by the coding sequence ATGATTAATTATAAATATCCTTATATATTTATAGATAATAAAAAACAAGAACAACCAATTATTTTTGTTCATGGATTTAATTCAAATTGTGAAAGATTTAATACTTTTGCACAAAATTGAAAAGAAAACGATTATTATGCAATTTCTTTTCCCGGAAATAATAATTTAAAACCATTAGATAACGATGAAGTTAGTGTTGAATCATTTAGTAATATATTAATTAAATTTATAGATGATAATAACTTAAAAAACGTTATTCTTGTTGGTCATAGTATGGGTGGAGGAATAATTTCATTAGCTTATAAAAAACGTCCTGAATTATTTTCAAAAATGATTTATATAGCACCAATGAATAAAACATCATTAGCAAAACTAGATAGTTATTTAGATACATATTTTCCAAAAACATTTCAAGAATACTTGAAGTTTTTATCAGTACTATACTACGATATTAGTGAATTTACAAATAACTTAGATTGAATGAAACAAAAAGAACAACTTTTTGATCCACATGATTATAATAATGAAACTATTGTAAAATTAGGAAATAGTTTACCAAATTTAGAATTAATGAATAAAATCGAAGCAGGTTTAAATGCAATAAATGTTCCTACTTTACTTATTTTAGGTGAAAAAGATGGTGTTATTGATCGAGATACATGTCTTCAATATTTTAAAGATAATGTAAAAAATGTTAAAACAACATATATTCCAAAAACTGGACATATGATGTATGAAGAAAATTTTGAAGAATTTATGAAAATAGTTACCCCATTTTTAAGAGAAAAATAA
- the tsf gene encoding translation elongation factor Ts translates to MAADLKLIKELRERTNSGFLDVKKALEETNNDIEAAIKWLQEHGVAKAAKKATRIAAEGIVKASQNDKYAVAFELNSETDFVAKNDLFKELVVTIEKLLLEHNFETLEDVLKLKVNNIELQELITNATAKIGEKITLRRVVKVVPQDGQVVATYTHANERIATIILAKGQNKDSLRNVAMHVAALNPSYDFETQLPAELATKIKETALAEVRQNPKFDKLPEKVQNDMLQGKLRKAYNENNVLVFQPFVMEDSKTVAQYMHDNNLELISSLRYEVGEGIEVKHVNFADEVAEQMAKK, encoded by the coding sequence ATGGCTGCAGATTTAAAACTAATTAAAGAATTACGTGAAAGAACTAACTCAGGTTTTTTAGACGTTAAAAAAGCTTTAGAAGAAACAAATAATGATATTGAAGCAGCAATTAAATGATTACAAGAACACGGAGTGGCAAAAGCAGCTAAAAAAGCTACAAGAATTGCCGCAGAAGGTATTGTTAAAGCATCACAAAATGATAAATATGCAGTTGCATTTGAATTAAATTCAGAAACAGATTTCGTTGCTAAAAATGATTTATTTAAAGAATTAGTAGTTACTATCGAAAAATTATTATTGGAACATAATTTTGAAACTTTAGAAGATGTTTTAAAATTAAAAGTTAATAATATTGAATTACAAGAACTAATCACTAATGCAACAGCTAAAATTGGTGAAAAAATTACCTTAAGAAGAGTTGTAAAAGTAGTACCTCAAGATGGACAAGTAGTTGCAACTTATACTCATGCAAACGAAAGAATTGCAACAATTATTCTAGCCAAGGGACAAAATAAAGATTCACTTAGAAATGTTGCAATGCATGTTGCCGCTTTAAATCCTTCTTATGATTTTGAAACCCAATTACCAGCTGAATTAGCAACAAAAATTAAAGAAACTGCATTAGCTGAAGTAAGACAAAATCCTAAATTTGATAAATTACCTGAAAAAGTACAAAATGATATGTTACAAGGTAAATTACGTAAAGCATATAATGAAAATAATGTTTTAGTATTTCAACCATTTGTAATGGAAGATTCAAAAACAGTTGCTCAATATATGCACGATAATAATTTAGAATTAATTTCTTCACTACGTTACGAAGTAGGAGAAGGAATTGAAGTTAAACATGTAAACTTTGCAGATGAAGTTGCTGAACAAATGGCTAAAAAATAA
- a CDS encoding ABC transporter ATP-binding protein codes for MKTENLIEINDLEFKYEKKSILNINKLDILKNKITVLLGPSGSGKTTLLNLISGFLKPTKGKIEVLNNPKIYEIGYIMQEQNVYPNISVFLNVYLSAKNTPNWVKQKRLEATQKILPFLSQKQKQKVNKIINLLKNPKHHLFFKYIFFYFRLYVFCLKFKQIKTFFKILSLKEMFKEQWEVVGKKLEIFEYQKKKTGQLSGGQKQRVAFAKAIIKNCQIIILDEPFSALDAKIKENTIKWIASLQKEFNLSMIMVTHDQQDAMKLGDKIILMNDGHIVQNSSPEDLYNDPQSIFVAKFIGFPEINLIKSDENYDYYIRHNKITMQPSDEPNAEILSFKHLGDSINYTVLFNDYKINILSKYISFFVGEKIKISFDDEDVFRFSKEGNRVYKS; via the coding sequence ATGAAAACTGAAAATCTAATTGAAATAAATGATTTAGAATTTAAATATGAAAAAAAATCAATTTTGAATATTAATAAATTAGACATTCTAAAAAATAAAATTACAGTTTTATTAGGACCTTCAGGTTCAGGTAAAACAACATTATTGAACTTAATTAGTGGTTTTTTAAAACCAACTAAAGGAAAAATAGAAGTATTAAATAATCCTAAAATTTATGAAATAGGATATATAATGCAAGAACAAAATGTTTATCCTAATATTTCTGTATTTTTAAATGTTTATCTTAGTGCAAAAAATACACCAAATTGAGTAAAACAAAAAAGACTAGAAGCAACTCAAAAAATATTGCCTTTTCTTAGTCAAAAACAAAAACAAAAAGTTAATAAAATAATTAATTTATTAAAAAACCCGAAACATCATTTATTTTTTAAATACATATTTTTTTATTTTAGATTATATGTATTTTGTCTAAAATTCAAACAAATTAAAACATTTTTTAAAATTCTTTCATTAAAAGAAATGTTTAAAGAACAATGAGAAGTAGTAGGAAAAAAATTAGAAATTTTTGAATATCAAAAGAAAAAAACAGGACAATTAAGTGGAGGACAAAAACAAAGAGTTGCTTTTGCTAAAGCAATTATCAAAAATTGTCAAATTATTATTTTAGATGAACCATTTAGTGCATTGGATGCAAAAATTAAAGAAAATACGATCAAATGAATTGCTTCTTTACAAAAAGAATTTAATTTATCAATGATAATGGTAACTCATGATCAACAAGATGCAATGAAACTAGGTGATAAAATTATTTTAATGAATGATGGTCACATAGTACAAAATTCTTCACCAGAAGATTTATATAATGATCCACAAAGTATCTTTGTGGCAAAATTTATTGGTTTTCCTGAAATAAACTTAATAAAATCGGATGAAAATTACGATTATTATATTCGTCATAATAAAATTACAATGCAACCAAGTGATGAACCAAATGCAGAAATACTTTCATTTAAACATTTAGGTGATTCAATAAATTACACTGTTTTATTTAATGACTATAAAATTAATATTTTATCAAAATATATCAGTTTTTTTGTAGGTGAAAAAATCAAAATTAGTTTTGATGATGAAGATGTTTTTCGTTTTTCAAAAGAAGGTAATCGTGTTTATAAAAGTTAA